A genomic segment from Candidatus Paceibacterota bacterium encodes:
- a CDS encoding HU family DNA-binding protein — MKKNTMNKASIVEAVHGVLGGTKVQAEQVVDVVIDSIVSSLKKGDEVSIAGLGIFSAKQRAARTARNPRTGEAIKVAAMRVPKFRAAKALKDAVR; from the coding sequence AGCAAGTATTGTAGAAGCAGTTCACGGCGTCCTCGGCGGTACTAAAGTACAGGCAGAGCAGGTTGTGGATGTAGTTATTGACAGCATCGTCTCATCTCTAAAGAAAGGCGATGAAGTTTCAATTGCAGGTCTTGGTATCTTTTCAGCAAAGCAGCGCGCTGCTCGCACCGCTCGAAATCCTCGAACTGGTGAAGCTATCAAAGTTGCCGCTATGCGTGTCCCAAAATTCCGCGCAGCTAAAGCTTTGAAAGACGCAGTTCGTTAA